In the Kribbella sp. NBC_00482 genome, one interval contains:
- a CDS encoding VOC family protein has protein sequence MTEPSATASVEVAVDPATAFEIFTEEIDLWWVRGPINFFDAARATAMQIEPGVGGRILEVYSPPDDVLELGKITDWTPGALFAYRSSVDDTETRIDFEAYDGGTRVTVVQSLVPGGEKAFYFWPNVIHWLPAWAERRDHASRTPRELDRLAIALYYEDPAAAARWLHTVFGLDSWDKIPAEGTDPSWIELQVGARAILLFKLAEKRTAQLDHGVWVYVDDLDAHFAHSQETGAKILSDIHQHGYRCYEAEDLEGHQWTFAQARPTMA, from the coding sequence ATGACTGAACCGTCCGCGACCGCATCGGTCGAGGTCGCCGTCGATCCGGCAACCGCGTTCGAGATCTTCACCGAGGAGATCGACCTGTGGTGGGTGCGCGGCCCGATCAACTTCTTCGACGCCGCCCGCGCCACCGCGATGCAGATCGAGCCCGGCGTCGGCGGCCGCATCCTCGAGGTGTACTCGCCGCCCGACGATGTCCTCGAGCTCGGCAAGATCACCGACTGGACCCCGGGCGCGCTGTTCGCCTATCGCAGTTCGGTCGACGACACCGAGACCCGCATCGACTTCGAGGCGTACGACGGCGGCACCCGCGTGACCGTCGTACAGTCGCTCGTCCCCGGTGGCGAGAAGGCCTTCTACTTCTGGCCGAACGTCATCCACTGGCTCCCGGCCTGGGCCGAACGGCGCGATCACGCGTCACGGACACCGCGCGAGCTGGACCGGCTCGCGATCGCCTTGTACTACGAGGATCCTGCCGCCGCGGCCCGCTGGCTGCACACGGTCTTCGGCCTGGACTCATGGGACAAGATCCCGGCCGAGGGCACAGACCCGTCCTGGATCGAGCTGCAGGTCGGCGCCCGCGCGATTCTGCTCTTCAAGCTCGCGGAGAAGCGCACCGCACAGCTGGACCACGGTGTCTGGGTGTACGTCGACGATCTCGACGCCCACTTCGCGCACAGTCAGGAGACCGGCGCGAAGATCCTCTCGGACATCCACCAGCATGGGTACCGTTGCTACGAAGCCGAGGACCTGGAGGGCCATCAGTGGACGTTCGCCCAGGCCCGTCCCACGATGGCGTGA
- a CDS encoding phosphotransferase, translating into MTEQPLVGGRLTPGVVRVADTVRRPGSDCSAFTADLLRLLEERGFTGVPKYLGQDEAGRDILTYLDGWVPPRYQRWSDEQIAAAGALLRAFHDATRDSPLTAGQAVVCHHDPAPTNFVFTDDLPAALIDFDLAAPGDPLEDLGYAAWTWCIASKHNDPARQAHQVRVLADGYNLPTKDRPGLIPAVLSRLLQNVDFWTQRPCPEAAERIAWSQREHAFTTANRDIFEAALT; encoded by the coding sequence GTGACCGAACAGCCGCTCGTCGGAGGCCGGCTGACGCCCGGGGTGGTTCGTGTCGCGGACACGGTACGCCGCCCCGGGTCGGACTGTTCCGCGTTCACCGCGGACCTTCTGCGACTCCTCGAGGAGCGCGGCTTCACAGGTGTCCCGAAGTACCTGGGCCAGGACGAGGCCGGCCGCGACATCCTCACGTACCTGGACGGCTGGGTGCCGCCCAGATACCAACGCTGGTCCGACGAACAAATCGCCGCCGCAGGTGCACTGCTCCGCGCCTTCCACGACGCCACCCGCGACAGCCCGCTCACCGCCGGCCAAGCGGTCGTCTGCCACCACGACCCCGCCCCCACCAACTTCGTCTTCACCGACGACCTCCCGGCCGCCCTGATCGACTTCGACCTGGCCGCCCCGGGTGATCCCCTGGAGGACCTCGGGTACGCCGCCTGGACCTGGTGCATCGCGTCCAAACACAACGACCCCGCCCGCCAGGCCCACCAGGTCCGAGTACTGGCCGACGGCTACAACCTGCCCACCAAGGATCGCCCTGGCCTGATCCCGGCCGTCCTGTCCCGCCTGCTCCAGAACGTCGACTTCTGGACCCAGAGGCCCTGTCCGGAGGCCGCCGAGCGCATCGCCTGGTCCCAGCGCGAGCACGCGTTCACAACCGCCAACCGCGACATCTTCGAGGCAGCGCTGACCTAG
- a CDS encoding DUF58 domain-containing protein — MVLTGRAGILAAAGVVFVALVMPSWAGVGVVVAAVLAVCLVDILLAGSPRRLQFSRDGDNAVRLGEQAVVNLLITNPGRRVRGLLRDAWPPSAGVLDPPHKLDLPSGERRRLTTHLVPTRRGDRQAFRVTVRSIGPLGFAGRQGSHQVDWTVRALPPFKSRKHLPSRLARLRELDGRTALLVRGQGTEFDSLRDYVPGDDVRSIDWRATARRGNVVLRTWRPERDRQVVIVIDSGRLSAGRVGDAPRLDHAMDAALLLAALATRAGDRVSLLACDSAVRADVRRPAPEDVLPSFVNALANVEAELVQTDFRIVVSQVLERLGQRSLVVLLTGLDPAVIEESLLPVIGPLLRRHVVLLASVADPRLTELEAARGDLLDVYGAASAARTRLDRDRLTATLTRAGVTVVDELPDHIAPALADTYLSLKKAGRL; from the coding sequence ATGGTCCTGACTGGCCGAGCCGGCATCCTGGCTGCAGCTGGAGTGGTGTTCGTCGCTCTGGTGATGCCGTCGTGGGCCGGTGTCGGTGTGGTCGTCGCTGCGGTGCTGGCGGTGTGTCTGGTCGACATACTGCTGGCTGGGTCGCCGCGTCGGCTGCAGTTCAGTCGGGACGGCGACAACGCCGTACGACTCGGTGAGCAGGCCGTAGTGAACCTGCTGATCACCAACCCGGGGCGACGCGTGCGCGGGTTGCTGCGGGACGCGTGGCCGCCGTCTGCCGGCGTACTGGATCCGCCGCACAAGCTGGACCTGCCGTCGGGCGAGCGGCGTCGACTGACGACACATCTGGTCCCGACGCGCCGGGGCGACCGGCAAGCGTTCCGGGTGACTGTGCGGTCCATCGGCCCGTTGGGGTTCGCTGGGCGCCAGGGGTCGCATCAGGTCGACTGGACGGTGCGGGCGCTGCCGCCGTTCAAGAGCAGGAAGCACCTGCCGTCGCGGCTGGCCCGGTTGCGGGAGCTGGACGGACGTACGGCGTTGCTCGTGCGCGGGCAGGGCACGGAGTTCGACTCGCTGCGTGACTACGTGCCTGGTGACGACGTACGGAGCATCGACTGGCGCGCGACGGCCCGGCGCGGGAACGTCGTACTGCGGACCTGGCGACCGGAGCGGGACCGTCAGGTCGTGATCGTGATCGACTCCGGACGGCTGTCCGCGGGCCGTGTCGGCGATGCGCCACGGCTCGACCACGCGATGGACGCCGCGTTGCTGCTGGCCGCACTGGCCACGCGCGCCGGGGACCGGGTCTCCTTGCTGGCTTGCGATTCCGCGGTGCGGGCCGACGTACGGCGTCCGGCGCCGGAGGACGTGCTGCCGTCCTTCGTGAACGCGCTGGCGAACGTCGAGGCCGAGCTCGTGCAGACCGACTTCCGCATCGTCGTGTCACAGGTGCTGGAGCGGCTGGGCCAACGCTCCCTCGTCGTCCTCCTCACCGGCCTCGACCCGGCGGTGATCGAGGAGTCCCTGTTGCCCGTCATCGGCCCGCTGCTGCGTAGGCACGTCGTACTGCTGGCGTCCGTGGCCGACCCGCGCCTCACCGAGCTCGAAGCGGCCCGCGGCGACCTGCTGGACGTGTACGGCGCTGCCTCGGCCGCCCGCACCCGCCTCGACCGGGACCGGCTGACCGCCACCCTCACCCGAGCCGGCGTCACTGTCGTCGACGAGCTCCCTGACCACATCGCTCCCGCGCTCGCGGACACCTACCTCTCGTTGAAGAAGGCCGGCCGTCTCTAG
- a CDS encoding AAA family ATPase: MTTTEVTADQARQALVALRTEIGKAVVGQDTAVTALVLALLCRGHVLLEGVPGTAKTLMVRALSMAMRLDTKRVQFTPDLMPGDVTGSLVYDAKTSEFEFRPGPVFTNILLADEINRTPPKTQAALLEAMEERQVTVDGEPRKLPNPFVVAATQNPIEYEGTYPLPEAQLDRFLLKVTLDMPPRDAEIAVLARHAQGFDPRDLEAAGLRPVAGPEDLLAGQNAVRRVAVREDVLAYVVDLCRATRQSPSLQLGVSPRGATALLAVSRAWAWLSGRDYVIPDDVKAMARPCLRHRVQVRPEAELEGVSADAVLESVLATVPVPR; the protein is encoded by the coding sequence GTGACGACTACCGAGGTCACCGCGGACCAGGCCCGGCAGGCGCTGGTCGCGCTCCGGACCGAGATCGGTAAGGCGGTGGTCGGCCAGGACACTGCTGTGACCGCACTGGTACTCGCCCTGCTCTGCCGTGGCCACGTGCTGCTCGAGGGCGTCCCCGGTACGGCGAAGACACTCATGGTGCGGGCGCTGTCGATGGCGATGCGGCTGGACACCAAGCGCGTGCAGTTCACCCCGGACCTGATGCCCGGTGACGTGACCGGGTCACTCGTGTACGACGCGAAGACGAGCGAGTTCGAGTTCCGGCCAGGACCTGTGTTCACGAACATCCTGCTGGCGGACGAGATCAACCGGACGCCACCGAAGACACAGGCGGCGTTGCTGGAGGCAATGGAGGAGCGGCAGGTCACGGTCGACGGTGAGCCGCGCAAGCTCCCGAATCCGTTTGTCGTTGCCGCCACCCAGAACCCGATCGAGTACGAGGGCACCTATCCGCTGCCCGAGGCGCAGCTGGACCGGTTCCTGCTGAAGGTGACGCTGGACATGCCGCCGCGCGACGCGGAGATCGCCGTCCTCGCCCGGCACGCGCAGGGCTTCGATCCGCGGGACCTGGAGGCTGCTGGGTTGCGCCCGGTGGCCGGTCCGGAGGATTTGCTGGCCGGGCAGAACGCCGTACGCCGGGTTGCGGTCCGGGAGGATGTGCTGGCCTACGTCGTCGACCTGTGCCGCGCCACGCGCCAGTCGCCTTCGCTGCAGCTGGGCGTGTCGCCCCGTGGTGCCACGGCGTTGCTGGCGGTCTCCCGTGCGTGGGCGTGGCTGTCGGGCCGCGACTATGTCATCCCGGACGACGTGAAGGCGATGGCGCGTCCTTGCCTTCGGCATCGAGTGCAGGTGCGACCGGAAGCCGAGCTGGAGGGTGTCAGCGCGGACGCGGTGCTGGAGAGCGTGCTCGCGACGGTGCCGGTGCCACGCTGA
- a CDS encoding DUF4350 domain-containing protein: protein MSTPVGRSVGDSWRALRTPLLVTGLVVLAAIVVLIATSARTSGQFSPDSTESTGARALAALLEDHNVDVHGTESLNDAVQAGGGSTLLIGPGGSLDDGDWRRIAQAQWSHVILIRPGSRALQALAPGVRSTGNSLATRSRQPGCELPAAVKAGTVTVNGPTYSAPEGATTCYGDGINNTVVRLQVGDRVVDVIGTPASFMNSRLAEDGNAALALNLLGTHQDLTWYLPQWESDYPDSDGESSAQLIPPDVRYIAWALAFAVLVVAIWRGRRLGPVVAERLPVIVHAAETTEGRARLYRRSRARDRAASALRESALGQLHEAHGIPRRADPQAVVATVSARTGRDPAMLYELLYGLPPLTDAALMSLSQELDVLTQEVRHP, encoded by the coding sequence ATGAGCACGCCGGTCGGGCGGAGCGTTGGCGACAGTTGGCGTGCGTTGCGGACACCGCTCCTCGTCACTGGGCTCGTTGTACTGGCCGCGATCGTTGTCCTGATCGCCACGTCCGCACGGACGTCAGGGCAGTTCAGCCCGGACTCCACTGAGTCGACCGGGGCACGGGCGCTGGCAGCGTTGCTGGAGGACCACAACGTCGACGTACACGGCACGGAGTCGCTGAACGACGCCGTACAAGCAGGAGGCGGCAGCACGCTCCTGATCGGGCCAGGTGGCTCGCTGGACGACGGAGACTGGCGGCGGATCGCTCAGGCGCAGTGGAGCCACGTCATCCTGATCCGGCCCGGCAGCCGCGCTCTGCAGGCCCTGGCGCCCGGTGTACGTTCCACGGGCAACTCGCTGGCCACCCGTAGCCGCCAGCCCGGCTGTGAGCTCCCAGCTGCGGTGAAGGCCGGCACGGTCACCGTCAACGGACCCACGTACTCCGCTCCCGAGGGGGCGACCACCTGTTACGGCGACGGCATCAACAACACCGTGGTCCGGCTGCAGGTCGGTGACCGGGTCGTCGACGTGATCGGTACGCCGGCGTCGTTCATGAACTCCCGGCTCGCTGAGGACGGCAACGCGGCGCTGGCGCTCAACCTGCTCGGCACGCACCAGGATCTGACCTGGTACCTGCCGCAGTGGGAGTCGGACTACCCCGACTCCGATGGCGAGAGCAGCGCACAGCTGATCCCGCCTGACGTCCGCTACATCGCCTGGGCGCTGGCGTTCGCCGTGCTGGTGGTGGCGATCTGGCGCGGACGGCGGCTCGGCCCTGTGGTGGCAGAGCGGCTGCCGGTGATCGTGCACGCGGCTGAGACGACTGAGGGCAGGGCGCGGCTCTACCGACGCTCACGAGCCCGCGACCGCGCTGCGTCGGCATTGCGCGAGTCGGCGCTCGGCCAACTGCACGAGGCGCACGGCATCCCGCGGCGGGCCGATCCGCAGGCTGTGGTCGCGACTGTCTCCGCCCGGACCGGCCGGGACCCCGCCATGCTGTACGAGCTGCTCTACGGCCTGCCGCCGCTCACTGACGCCGCTCTGATGTCCTTGTCCCAGGAACTCGACGTACTGACGCAGGAGGTACGACACCCGTGA
- a CDS encoding DUF4129 domain-containing protein produces MILFPLEPPVDIDRDQAAQEAAKELSKSAYRDSGSLIERALGKVVDWIGDLLDSLTGSSPNGHAGLTMLIVLLVLVVVVVLWRSGVLRTSRRVKAQAVFDTTRPQSAAEYRALAEREAASGDFALAIRSRFRACVAELTERTVLDERAGRTAYEVVADASRAAPVLREPLQPAALVFTEVVYGNRPGTPERYAVVVAADDAARTARVAV; encoded by the coding sequence GTGATCTTGTTCCCGCTGGAGCCGCCGGTCGACATCGACCGGGACCAGGCCGCTCAGGAGGCGGCCAAGGAGCTGTCCAAGTCCGCGTACCGGGACTCCGGCTCGCTGATCGAGAGAGCCCTCGGCAAAGTGGTGGATTGGATCGGCGACCTGCTGGACAGCCTCACCGGCTCGTCACCCAACGGCCACGCCGGTCTGACGATGCTGATCGTTCTGCTGGTCCTTGTCGTGGTCGTGGTGCTCTGGCGTTCCGGCGTACTGCGGACCAGCCGTCGGGTGAAGGCCCAGGCCGTTTTCGACACCACCCGGCCGCAGAGCGCCGCGGAGTACCGCGCGTTGGCGGAGCGGGAGGCCGCGTCCGGGGACTTCGCGTTGGCGATCCGCAGCCGTTTCCGGGCGTGCGTAGCTGAGCTGACCGAGCGGACCGTGCTGGACGAGCGGGCCGGACGTACGGCGTACGAGGTAGTTGCCGATGCGTCGCGAGCGGCGCCTGTACTGCGTGAGCCGCTGCAGCCGGCCGCACTGGTGTTCACGGAGGTTGTCTACGGCAACCGCCCGGGAACGCCGGAGCGGTACGCCGTTGTCGTGGCCGCCGACGACGCTGCGCGGACTGCACGGGTGGCTGTATGA
- the mtrA gene encoding MtrAB system response regulator MtrA has protein sequence MRGRILIVDDDTALSEMLSIVLRNEGYDTYLVATGDKAVPAFREFKPDLLLLDLMLPGMDGIDVCRAIRAESGVPIVMLTAKSDTVDVVLGLESGADDYVVKPFKPKELVARIRARLRRMDEPGPESLTIGDLTIDVAGHSVKRAGETIQLTPLEFDLLVCLASKPWQVFTREVLLEQVWGYRHAADTRLVNVHVQRLRSKIEKDPEHPEIVVTVRGVGYKAGAD, from the coding sequence ATGCGGGGCCGCATCCTCATCGTCGACGACGACACGGCGTTGTCGGAGATGCTCAGCATCGTGCTGCGCAACGAGGGCTACGACACCTATCTGGTCGCAACCGGCGACAAGGCGGTACCGGCGTTCCGGGAGTTCAAGCCCGATCTGCTGCTGCTCGACCTGATGCTGCCCGGGATGGACGGGATCGACGTCTGCCGGGCGATCCGGGCCGAGTCCGGCGTGCCGATCGTGATGCTGACCGCGAAGAGCGACACCGTCGACGTGGTGCTCGGGCTGGAGTCCGGCGCCGACGACTACGTGGTGAAGCCGTTCAAGCCGAAGGAGCTGGTGGCCCGGATCCGGGCCCGGCTGCGCCGGATGGACGAGCCCGGTCCGGAGTCGCTGACCATCGGCGACCTCACCATCGACGTCGCCGGCCACTCGGTGAAGCGGGCCGGCGAGACGATCCAGCTGACGCCGCTGGAGTTCGACCTGCTGGTCTGTCTGGCGTCGAAGCCCTGGCAGGTGTTCACCCGCGAGGTGCTGCTGGAGCAGGTCTGGGGCTACCGGCACGCTGCCGACACCCGGCTGGTGAACGTGCATGTCCAGCGGCTGCGCTCCAAGATCGAGAAGGACCCTGAGCACCCGGAGATCGTGGTCACGGTCCGCGGTGTCGGATACAAGGCGGGTGCGGACTGA
- the mtrB gene encoding MtrAB system histidine kinase MtrB has product MDPGTEVHTGQIADGAQPTAPPEQKAAESRGTELELTVAAVDWSAQPQPLWRTHPKHWPDIWRRSIQARIVTGTLLMSTLVLILVGWVMMSQVTDGVLESRRMSAQAEVRAQLQQLSVTIDAANRNTVNQELSKLVLGSNRPGLYDVLLVPTDQAASNAIRYTGLVDSNSIPQALASSVVSDGSKLWDTYTLINYRESPSVPGLVIGSQIRIDSTGDKYAIYFLFPLTAQQETLDVVQRALVTAGLLLIVLLGAIAWLVTRQVVTPVRMARRIAERLAAGKLEERMQVRGTDDLARLAVSFNKMASNLQRQIRRLEELSRLQRRFVSDVSHELRTPLTTVRMAADLLHESRDQFDPISRRSVELLQNELNRFEELLADLLEISRFDAGAAALDLEDVDLRDIVNRVLENHETLLERKGCSVELDMPRPCRANVDSRRIERILRNLIGNAIEHSEGLPIRISTAYDDDAAAVAVRDHGVGFRAEEAEMVFSRFWRADPARARTTGGTGLGLSIALEDARLHGGRLDAWGSPGDGAYFRLTLPRRPDVALTGSPLPPRPPDATRVVTELVDVGAPYQKLSGGEER; this is encoded by the coding sequence GTGGACCCCGGCACCGAGGTACACACCGGACAGATCGCCGACGGCGCGCAGCCGACGGCACCGCCCGAGCAGAAGGCGGCCGAGTCCCGCGGGACGGAACTGGAGCTGACCGTCGCCGCGGTGGACTGGTCTGCCCAGCCGCAGCCGCTGTGGCGGACGCACCCCAAGCACTGGCCGGACATCTGGCGGCGGTCCATCCAGGCCCGGATCGTCACCGGGACCCTGCTGATGTCGACGCTGGTCCTGATCCTGGTCGGCTGGGTGATGATGAGCCAGGTCACCGACGGCGTCCTGGAGTCCCGCCGGATGAGCGCCCAGGCCGAGGTCCGCGCGCAGCTCCAGCAGTTGTCCGTGACGATCGACGCCGCCAACCGCAACACCGTCAACCAGGAGCTGTCCAAGCTGGTCCTCGGCTCCAACCGCCCGGGCCTGTACGACGTCCTGCTGGTGCCGACCGACCAGGCGGCGTCCAACGCGATCCGCTACACCGGACTGGTCGACAGCAACTCGATCCCGCAGGCGCTGGCCTCCTCCGTGGTGAGTGACGGCTCCAAGCTGTGGGACACGTACACGCTGATCAACTACCGGGAGAGCCCGAGCGTCCCGGGGCTGGTGATCGGTTCGCAGATCCGGATCGACTCCACCGGCGACAAGTACGCGATCTACTTCCTGTTCCCGCTCACCGCGCAGCAGGAGACGCTGGACGTCGTACAGCGGGCTCTGGTGACCGCAGGTCTGTTGCTGATCGTTCTGCTCGGTGCGATTGCCTGGCTGGTCACCCGACAGGTCGTGACTCCGGTCCGGATGGCACGACGGATCGCTGAGCGACTGGCGGCCGGCAAGCTCGAAGAGCGGATGCAGGTCCGCGGCACCGACGACCTGGCGCGGCTGGCGGTGTCGTTCAACAAGATGGCCTCCAACCTGCAGCGGCAGATCCGCCGGCTGGAGGAGCTGTCACGGCTGCAGCGCCGGTTCGTGTCGGACGTGTCGCATGAGCTGCGGACGCCGCTGACCACCGTCCGGATGGCTGCCGATCTGCTGCACGAGAGCCGTGACCAGTTCGACCCGATCAGCCGCCGCTCGGTGGAGCTGCTGCAGAACGAGCTCAACCGGTTCGAGGAGCTGCTCGCCGACTTGCTGGAGATCAGCCGGTTCGACGCCGGAGCGGCCGCCCTGGACCTGGAGGACGTCGACCTGCGCGACATCGTCAACCGGGTCCTGGAGAACCACGAGACGCTGTTGGAGCGCAAGGGCTGCTCGGTCGAGCTGGACATGCCGAGGCCCTGCAGGGCCAACGTCGACTCCCGCCGGATCGAGCGGATCCTGCGCAACCTGATCGGCAACGCGATCGAGCACAGCGAGGGCCTGCCGATCCGGATCAGCACGGCCTACGACGACGATGCCGCCGCGGTGGCCGTCCGCGACCACGGGGTCGGGTTCCGGGCCGAGGAGGCGGAGATGGTGTTCAGCCGGTTCTGGCGGGCTGACCCGGCCCGGGCCCGGACCACGGGCGGCACCGGTCTCGGCCTCTCGATCGCGCTCGAGGACGCCCGGCTGCACGGCGGCCGCCTGGACGCGTGGGGCTCGCCCGGCGACGGCGCGTACTTCCGCCTGACGCTGCCGCGCCGGCCGGACGTGGCGCTCACCGGCTCGCCGCTGCCGCCGCGACCGCCCGACGCGACCCGGGTCGTCACCGAGCTCGTCGACGTCGGCGCGCCGTACCAGAAGCTGAGCGGCGGTGAGGAGCGGTGA
- a CDS encoding LpqB family beta-propeller domain-containing protein, with protein sequence MRRRLLGVLLAVALLGGCAAVPTQGTIRNGERQGLAPDLGGVGVEAKPPRANIDAMAIVSGFLEAMSDSQAYDVARQYMTPEAAGEWKPESQTVVYDQRPESLTRKDDGIQLTARKIATIGARGEWIPAAATDKADFFFELKKVDGQLRVAKAPPGAYLGSNQVDLKLAPRDLFFFNQSRDLLVPDQVWLPQNLPSGQAATQLIQELLKGPTSRLGNGVVSLAPPGTEVQLSVPVDLGVATVALNDTAGSLRDQDRRLLAAQIVWTLNQLNLRAKITVGGAPLLPDEPEVLPFANFSAYDPQASAGAMTKLYGLLGQKPQRIVGLDGASDISAQPLNSGPLALYKARSFAVTLAGDAGAIVTADGRRVIFGKLDPADNAPKASEIKVDGKTLPPTFDGQDNLWFLDRADQADPRLRVRHDDGRVSEVDTDFKGDTPVALRMAPDGVRALLVMHSAATKQNYVEIATVQTTNGGKQLTLAEFRPLRLALTNITDAAWDKQGIIVIGTDNAAPQPWLVSIDGSSLQLLPGSAPAFVPEHVASNTHKDTLPVIQDDAGRIHWLSKDLGWVSMDADNSQATIIPTYPG encoded by the coding sequence GTGAGACGCCGGCTGCTCGGGGTTCTGCTCGCCGTGGCGCTGCTCGGCGGCTGCGCGGCCGTACCGACGCAGGGCACCATCCGCAACGGCGAGCGGCAGGGGCTCGCGCCTGACCTGGGCGGTGTCGGCGTCGAGGCGAAGCCGCCGCGGGCGAACATCGACGCCATGGCCATCGTCAGCGGCTTCCTGGAGGCCATGTCGGACTCCCAGGCGTACGACGTGGCGCGGCAGTACATGACCCCGGAAGCCGCGGGGGAATGGAAGCCGGAGTCGCAGACCGTGGTGTACGACCAGCGTCCCGAGTCGCTGACCCGGAAGGACGACGGGATCCAGCTGACCGCCCGCAAGATCGCCACCATCGGCGCGCGCGGCGAGTGGATCCCGGCAGCCGCGACCGACAAGGCCGACTTCTTCTTCGAGCTGAAGAAGGTGGACGGGCAGCTCCGCGTCGCAAAAGCGCCTCCGGGCGCCTACCTGGGCAGCAACCAGGTCGACCTGAAACTCGCTCCCCGGGACCTGTTCTTCTTCAACCAGTCCCGGGACCTGCTGGTGCCGGACCAGGTCTGGCTGCCGCAGAACCTCCCGTCCGGCCAGGCCGCGACACAGCTCATCCAGGAGCTCCTGAAGGGCCCGACCAGCCGGCTGGGCAACGGCGTGGTCTCCCTCGCGCCGCCCGGCACAGAGGTACAGCTGTCGGTCCCGGTGGACCTCGGTGTGGCCACCGTGGCGCTGAACGACACCGCCGGATCGCTCCGGGATCAGGACCGGCGGCTGCTGGCGGCGCAGATCGTCTGGACGCTGAACCAGCTCAACCTCCGGGCCAAGATCACTGTCGGCGGTGCACCGCTGCTTCCGGACGAGCCCGAGGTGCTGCCGTTCGCCAACTTCAGCGCGTACGACCCGCAGGCGTCGGCCGGCGCGATGACCAAGCTGTACGGTCTGCTCGGGCAGAAGCCGCAGCGGATCGTCGGACTCGACGGGGCGTCGGACATCTCCGCCCAGCCGCTGAACTCGGGTCCGCTGGCGCTCTACAAGGCACGCTCCTTCGCGGTCACGCTGGCGGGTGACGCCGGGGCGATCGTCACCGCCGACGGGCGCCGGGTCATCTTCGGGAAGCTGGACCCGGCCGACAACGCCCCCAAGGCGTCCGAGATCAAGGTCGACGGGAAGACCTTGCCGCCGACCTTCGACGGCCAGGACAACCTGTGGTTCCTGGACAGGGCCGACCAAGCCGACCCGCGGCTGCGCGTCCGCCACGACGACGGGCGCGTCAGCGAGGTCGACACCGACTTCAAGGGAGACACTCCGGTCGCCCTGCGGATGGCGCCGGACGGTGTCCGGGCGCTGCTGGTGATGCACAGCGCGGCCACCAAGCAGAACTACGTCGAGATCGCGACGGTCCAGACCACCAACGGCGGCAAGCAGTTGACGCTGGCAGAGTTCCGGCCATTGCGGCTGGCCCTCACCAACATCACCGACGCGGCCTGGGACAAGCAGGGCATCATCGTGATCGGGACCGACAACGCGGCGCCGCAGCCCTGGCTGGTCAGCATCGACGGGTCCAGCCTGCAGTTGCTGCCCGGTTCGGCGCCGGCCTTCGTGCCCGAGCACGTCGCGTCGAACACGCACAAGGACACGCTGCCGGTGATCCAGGACGACGCGGGCCGCATCCACTGGCTCAGCAAGGACCTCGGGTGGGTCTCGATGGACGCCGACAACAGCCAGGCCACCATCATCCCCACCTACCCCGGCTGA
- a CDS encoding ComF family protein produces the protein MDREVVRGWDGFVDLVLGGRCAGCTRPGVTLCGGCRRLLTGLTPFRAWPDPSPPGLAPPTAAAPYAGELRNLILAHKEHARYALARPLGELLANAVRAALEQRRAAWVCPVPSPRATVRKRGHDPLGRITKAAVRSLRRQGIDARTADALRVVGRPDDQAGLSAERRTANLDGAFGLRSRWAETLIGQPVLLVDDVITTGSTLTEACRALETRGIQVLGCALLAATSRHRTSGS, from the coding sequence GTGGACCGTGAGGTGGTGCGCGGGTGGGACGGGTTCGTGGACCTGGTGCTCGGCGGGCGGTGCGCGGGCTGCACGCGGCCCGGCGTCACTCTCTGTGGTGGTTGCCGTCGGCTACTGACCGGTCTGACTCCGTTCCGTGCATGGCCGGACCCGAGTCCGCCCGGTCTGGCGCCCCCGACCGCCGCCGCGCCGTACGCCGGGGAGCTCCGCAACCTGATCCTCGCGCACAAGGAGCACGCCCGGTACGCCCTTGCCAGGCCCCTCGGTGAGCTGCTGGCGAACGCCGTACGGGCGGCTCTCGAGCAGCGCCGGGCAGCGTGGGTGTGTCCGGTGCCGTCGCCTCGGGCAACGGTCCGCAAGCGCGGGCACGATCCGCTCGGGCGGATTACGAAGGCTGCCGTCAGATCCCTGCGCAGACAGGGAATCGACGCCCGGACGGCCGACGCGCTGCGGGTCGTGGGACGTCCCGACGACCAGGCCGGGCTGTCCGCGGAACGCCGTACCGCGAACCTGGACGGGGCGTTCGGGCTGCGTTCGCGCTGGGCTGAAACGCTGATCGGTCAACCGGTCCTGCTGGTCGACGACGTGATCACCACCGGATCCACGCTCACCGAGGCCTGCCGCGCCTTGGAAACCCGGGGAATCCAGGTCCTCGGCTGTGCGCTGCTCGCGGCGACCTCGCGACACCGGACGTCTGGTTCATGA